The Paeniglutamicibacter sulfureus genome includes a region encoding these proteins:
- a CDS encoding cupin domain-containing protein, which translates to MEIQQGQEIVLGDLPKGITLASEAMGNKTWNVLGHTYLSKVESSSSFAWLSLDPAGTGVPPHVHPTQDEHIYIMEGVYTLYLDGEWTTAGPGDTVRMPMGLPHAYYNKHETPGKSLFWVSPAGQLSTLFDELHNLTDPEEVVRLSALRDVNFLPPGAVPGA; encoded by the coding sequence ATGGAAATCCAACAGGGCCAGGAAATCGTTCTCGGCGATCTGCCCAAGGGCATCACCCTCGCCAGCGAGGCCATGGGCAACAAGACCTGGAACGTGCTGGGGCACACCTATCTATCCAAGGTGGAAAGCTCTTCGTCCTTCGCCTGGCTGTCCCTTGACCCGGCCGGCACCGGCGTTCCCCCGCACGTGCACCCCACGCAGGACGAGCACATCTACATCATGGAGGGCGTGTACACGCTCTACCTCGACGGCGAGTGGACCACCGCGGGCCCGGGCGACACCGTGCGCATGCCCATGGGGCTGCCGCATGCCTATTACAACAAGCACGAAACCCCCGGCAAGTCCCTCTTCTGGGTCAGCCCGGCGGGCCAGCTCTCCACCCTCTTCGACGAGCTGCACAATCTCACCGATCCCGAGGAAGTCGTCCGCCTCTCGGCCCTGCGCGACGTCAACTTCCTGCCGCCGGGAGCCGTTCCGGGCGCCTAG
- a CDS encoding MBL fold metallo-hydrolase, whose amino-acid sequence MSTKNFSGMSVHTLGTGGGPIVSSSRAGTSTAVRVDDATYVFDCGMGSIRNYRSHCEWGQLRGIFLTHHHSDHIYDLGSFLVTGWQVPGESFAAPIEVFGPGKPARIPALDEEHARDIDARVGNREMTSTTQIVDALLDTVFASDIAIRMADEGRGEPHEWVRGHDIEIPATAGADPVANRHPVMEPFEVYRDELVVISAILVDHRLCFPAFGFRIDSRHGSVVISGDTAYSENCIRLARGADLLLHEVIDLPSILATFPDGPTREGIEVHLRESHTPFAEVGKVAAAAGVKALVLHHIVPNTPGTADLAAMGEAVRRDFAGTVHIAEDNDVFFPRDPGTNSVETAGLEIIGAGA is encoded by the coding sequence GTGAGTACAAAAAATTTCAGCGGCATGAGTGTGCACACCTTGGGGACGGGAGGTGGACCGATCGTCTCAAGTTCCCGGGCCGGCACCAGCACCGCGGTCCGGGTCGACGATGCCACCTACGTCTTCGACTGCGGCATGGGCAGCATCCGCAACTACCGCTCGCATTGCGAATGGGGCCAGTTGCGCGGCATCTTCCTCACCCACCACCACTCCGACCACATCTACGACCTGGGTTCCTTCCTGGTCACCGGCTGGCAGGTGCCGGGGGAGTCCTTCGCGGCACCCATCGAGGTCTTCGGCCCCGGAAAGCCAGCCCGCATCCCGGCCCTCGATGAAGAGCATGCGCGGGACATCGACGCCCGCGTGGGCAATCGCGAAATGACCTCAACCACGCAGATCGTTGACGCATTGCTCGACACTGTCTTCGCTTCGGACATCGCCATCCGCATGGCCGACGAGGGCCGCGGCGAGCCGCACGAATGGGTGCGCGGACACGACATCGAGATTCCCGCAACGGCGGGCGCAGATCCGGTGGCCAATCGGCACCCGGTCATGGAACCGTTCGAGGTATACCGCGACGAGCTGGTGGTCATCTCCGCGATCCTGGTCGACCACCGCCTGTGCTTCCCGGCCTTCGGCTTCCGCATCGACTCGCGCCACGGCTCGGTGGTCATCTCCGGGGACACCGCCTACTCGGAAAACTGCATCAGGCTCGCCCGCGGCGCGGACCTGCTGCTGCACGAGGTCATCGACCTGCCCTCCATCCTGGCGACCTTCCCCGACGGTCCCACCCGCGAGGGGATCGAGGTCCACCTGCGCGAATCGCACACCCCCTTCGCCGAGGTCGGCAAGGTCGCCGCCGCGGCCGGTGTCAAGGCCCTGGTGCTCCACCACATCGTGCCCAACACCCCGGGCACCGCCGACCTGGCGGCCATGGGCGAGGCGGTCCGCCGGGACTTCGCCGGCACCGTGCACATTGCCGAAGACAACGACGTCTTCTTCCCCCGGGATCCCGGGACCAATAGTGTTGAAACCGCAGGACTGGAAATCATCGGAGCAGGCGCATGA
- a CDS encoding PaaX family transcriptional regulator: protein METRQSKLQHQQLIVTLYGLYGRSTGGTFPVAVLVDMLGALGIEPPAVRSTVSRLKRNGVLVSRRDGNTASYRLSADVLDAFDEGDQRIYAPERSHPNDPWSLVIFSVPEAERNRRYELRTELNSLGFGAVGAGVAIAPSNVLPQAMRRLKDRGLDRYVEYFSADYLSQQDIKAKVPQWWDLQELDEQYRDFLGLYGAAKEEWSARLEAGTGGDPAAGLAREAFAFYVPLLTLWRRFPYRDPNLPLEFLPEGWKAPAAKHTFWAIDALLAPIAKSYAYSLLAARGVGPDASAIQDSAPAQ from the coding sequence ATGGAAACACGGCAGTCGAAGCTGCAGCACCAGCAGCTGATCGTCACCCTCTATGGGCTCTATGGCCGATCGACGGGGGGCACCTTTCCGGTGGCCGTGTTGGTCGACATGCTCGGCGCCCTGGGTATCGAGCCGCCCGCTGTGCGCTCGACGGTATCCAGGCTCAAGCGCAACGGCGTGCTCGTGAGCCGCCGGGACGGCAACACGGCCAGCTACCGCCTCTCAGCGGACGTTCTCGATGCCTTCGACGAGGGCGACCAGCGGATTTACGCCCCGGAACGCTCGCACCCCAACGACCCCTGGTCGTTGGTCATCTTTTCCGTGCCGGAAGCCGAACGCAACCGCCGCTATGAGCTGCGGACCGAACTGAACAGCCTCGGCTTCGGCGCGGTGGGCGCGGGAGTTGCCATCGCACCAAGCAACGTCCTGCCGCAGGCAATGCGGCGGCTGAAGGACCGGGGACTTGACCGATACGTCGAATACTTCAGCGCAGACTACCTGAGCCAGCAGGACATCAAGGCGAAGGTGCCCCAATGGTGGGACCTGCAGGAGCTGGACGAGCAGTACCGCGATTTCCTTGGGCTTTACGGAGCGGCCAAGGAGGAATGGTCTGCGCGGCTCGAAGCCGGCACCGGCGGCGATCCCGCCGCCGGCTTGGCCAGGGAGGCCTTTGCCTTCTACGTACCCTTGCTGACGCTGTGGCGGCGCTTCCCCTACCGGGACCCCAACCTGCCCTTGGAATTCCTTCCCGAGGGTTGGAAGGCGCCCGCTGCCAAACACACGTTCTGGGCCATCGATGCACTGCTGGCCCCTATCGCGAAGTCCTACGCATATTCGCTCTTGGCTGCTCGGGGCGTGGGGCCCGATGCCTCGGCCATCCAGGACAGCGCCCCGGCCCAGTGA
- a CDS encoding HNH endonuclease family protein, translating to MKHLISIVVTLLILTGGLVANFGTHVGNDQASDVTTLGPSSTSTSVAGEGVTPGAKLDGPLAVSVLNALPVKGKAPATGYDRNQKFGNGWKDFNGNKCDERQDTLKRDLSSVKFKDAKKCQLASGTLADVYTGTTIKWKVNSGSVDIDHVVALKNAWVSGGVQLSQDQRQGLANDPLNLMASQASANRSKGDANAAEWLPANKSFRCRYVATQISVKKKYTLSVTASEKKAMERVLFTCPKQKAALVTPLKPLAKVPTVAPGTNAAPAKKPSTTAPNPKQVSPGAYCAQDDKGTKGIGKKTGKSYTCKSSDSDTRLRWR from the coding sequence TTGAAGCACCTGATAAGCATTGTTGTCACCCTCCTGATCCTGACCGGTGGCTTGGTGGCGAATTTCGGCACCCATGTTGGCAATGATCAAGCCAGTGATGTCACCACCTTGGGACCCAGCAGTACTTCGACGTCCGTGGCCGGTGAGGGAGTCACCCCCGGCGCCAAGCTCGATGGCCCGCTCGCGGTTTCGGTCCTGAACGCCTTGCCGGTCAAGGGCAAGGCGCCGGCAACCGGCTACGACCGGAACCAGAAGTTCGGCAATGGCTGGAAGGACTTCAACGGCAACAAATGCGACGAGCGCCAGGACACGCTCAAGCGCGACTTGTCGTCTGTAAAGTTCAAGGACGCGAAGAAATGCCAACTCGCCTCCGGCACGTTGGCTGACGTGTACACCGGGACCACCATTAAGTGGAAGGTGAACAGCGGGTCCGTTGACATCGACCACGTGGTGGCGTTGAAGAACGCATGGGTGTCAGGCGGTGTGCAGCTGTCCCAGGACCAACGCCAGGGTCTCGCCAACGATCCGTTGAACCTCATGGCCTCGCAAGCATCGGCCAATCGTTCCAAGGGCGATGCCAATGCCGCCGAGTGGTTGCCGGCCAACAAGTCTTTCCGCTGTCGGTACGTGGCAACGCAGATCAGCGTCAAGAAGAAGTACACGCTGTCTGTGACCGCGTCCGAAAAGAAGGCCATGGAGCGCGTGCTCTTCACGTGCCCGAAGCAAAAGGCCGCCTTAGTGACCCCGCTCAAGCCGCTTGCCAAGGTGCCAACCGTCGCGCCTGGGACCAATGCGGCACCAGCGAAGAAGCCCTCGACCACGGCGCCCAATCCCAAGCAGGTATCACCCGGGGCATACTGTGCACAGGACGACAAAGGCACCAAGGGAATTGGCAAGAAGACCGGGAAGAGCTATACCTGCAAGAGCAGCGATTCCGACACCCGCCTGCGCTGGCGCTAA
- a CDS encoding alpha/beta hydrolase family protein — protein MTSTPPLSGILSYGPDEAQHLVLSRPEPGTRPLGIAVLIHGGYWRSHLFASLMDPLAASLRAEGWITANVEYRRGSTGRWPAPLEDTTEALERIAVLKQAEGIGGPLLTVGHSVGGQLALLTARLADGVVALAPVTDAERTYLENLGDNAAAEYFGATPDQAPEIYRSASPVHQPLGTTPTVILHGANDDRVPIAHSNAFMAAAGSQGSLVELREFRTLGHLEAIDPLAVHWAGALSWMAEASGPTPRAAKSEYA, from the coding sequence ATGACCAGCACGCCCCCGCTATCCGGGATCCTGTCCTACGGCCCCGACGAGGCCCAGCACCTTGTGCTTTCACGGCCCGAGCCCGGAACCCGGCCACTCGGCATCGCAGTCCTCATCCACGGGGGTTATTGGCGCTCACATCTCTTCGCCTCGCTGATGGACCCACTGGCCGCTTCGCTGCGGGCCGAAGGCTGGATCACGGCCAACGTGGAATACCGCCGCGGCTCCACCGGCCGGTGGCCGGCCCCGCTGGAGGACACCACGGAAGCGCTGGAACGCATCGCCGTGTTGAAGCAGGCCGAGGGCATCGGCGGCCCGTTGCTCACGGTCGGCCATTCGGTGGGCGGGCAACTGGCGCTGCTCACGGCCCGACTCGCGGATGGGGTTGTGGCCCTGGCACCGGTCACCGATGCGGAACGGACCTATTTGGAGAACCTGGGAGACAACGCGGCGGCCGAATACTTCGGGGCCACCCCGGACCAGGCCCCCGAGATCTACCGCTCCGCCTCGCCGGTGCACCAGCCGCTTGGCACCACGCCAACGGTGATCCTGCATGGGGCAAATGACGACCGCGTGCCGATCGCACATTCGAACGCGTTCATGGCCGCCGCGGGGTCACAGGGTTCCCTGGTGGAGCTACGCGAATTCAGGACCCTTGGCCACCTCGAAGCCATTGACCCGCTGGCCGTTCACTGGGCCGGGGCGCTGTCCTGGATGGCCGAGGCATCGGGCCCCACGCCCCGAGCAGCCAAGAGCGAATATGCGTAG
- a CDS encoding ribonuclease HI — MQAPRPTPPSARFIPAVQSVTERSGVTVEVRHHNQILFWAVVRTTAFQVVGQRCGVLPVHESGQRLGVLVTHLDKAIRAVRRNASEPVYCDNALLNGHIRLPEALAQLGFMVSEQFRPLAGAKAATALLQERIEDYYSELTITTDASRSWHSPLTGHGWILDYGRGTPPMINAFAATGKEILQGELNSIHYALLDASRYRDDLFAGSVRFRIRSDSLMAIDLLHNPQSHARAKSTEARTIVHKIHELLSRSKVSYDWVKAHSGDPMNELADRLALVARRCSAANISSVERQRLLLQIADEGVDLGKVMPLRTGRFFQVQ; from the coding sequence ATGCAGGCACCACGCCCCACGCCTCCATCCGCGCGGTTCATTCCCGCGGTCCAGTCGGTCACCGAGCGCTCAGGGGTCACCGTTGAGGTCCGGCACCACAACCAGATCCTTTTTTGGGCAGTGGTTCGCACCACCGCGTTCCAGGTTGTCGGGCAACGGTGCGGAGTCTTGCCCGTCCATGAATCAGGGCAGCGGCTCGGCGTATTGGTAACGCATCTCGACAAGGCCATTCGCGCGGTGCGCCGCAATGCGTCCGAACCCGTGTATTGTGACAACGCGTTGCTGAACGGACATATTCGACTCCCCGAGGCATTGGCGCAGCTGGGGTTCATGGTTTCGGAGCAGTTCCGTCCACTGGCCGGAGCGAAGGCGGCCACGGCCCTGCTTCAGGAACGCATCGAGGACTACTACTCCGAGCTGACGATCACCACCGACGCCTCACGCAGTTGGCACAGCCCGTTGACGGGCCATGGCTGGATCCTGGATTACGGCCGCGGTACGCCACCCATGATCAACGCCTTCGCCGCCACGGGTAAGGAAATCCTGCAGGGCGAACTCAATTCCATCCATTACGCCCTGCTGGATGCCAGCAGGTACCGTGACGACTTGTTCGCCGGATCGGTTCGCTTTCGCATCCGTTCGGATTCGCTCATGGCCATTGACCTGCTCCACAATCCCCAAAGCCACGCCCGCGCGAAGTCCACTGAGGCGAGGACGATCGTGCACAAAATCCATGAGCTGCTCTCGCGTTCCAAGGTCAGCTATGACTGGGTCAAGGCGCATTCGGGTGATCCCATGAACGAACTTGCCGACAGATTGGCGCTGGTGGCCAGGCGATGTTCTGCGGCGAACATTTCCTCCGTTGAGCGGCAACGCCTGCTGTTGCAGATCGCCGACGAAGGGGTCGACCTTGGCAAGGTGATGCCCTTGCGCACCGGGAGGTTCTTCCAGGTCCAATAG
- a CDS encoding integrase catalytic domain-containing protein, translating into MHTRRELVSGFAAEYAKGTKGQKGVMLDYLCASTGWSRANARRRLATELRKPARGIPKPLPRRRPRKYGPAALKLLERIWTLSGEPCGKYLAPIMADELERLERFDELGTVAGLLTDEVRDELLSMSASTMDRYLKPLRAARYPSALSSTKPGAMLRSEIPVRWSGTPMEQEPGFFEIDTVAHCGHSLKGEFLYSITLTDVFTGWTVNTCVKNRAHSHVVAGVDLLVRSLPYPMRALDFDNGGEFINTQLIEWAQERNIDLTRARAYKHNDNAHVEQRNRDWVRRHAFRFRYEGPEEMALLNELWALVNQRKNHLLPMVKANGYGTARSGRRKRTYDRPRTAYQRIMDLEAMDPEHAKALAGIHGDLNPAAITRRINAIQNHLINRAKMRAQSGDALFGEQIS; encoded by the coding sequence ATGCACACCCGGCGAGAGCTCGTCAGCGGCTTCGCCGCCGAGTATGCGAAAGGGACCAAGGGACAGAAGGGCGTGATGCTCGACTACCTGTGCGCATCGACCGGCTGGTCAAGGGCCAACGCCCGCCGGCGTCTGGCCACGGAACTGCGTAAGCCCGCACGCGGGATTCCGAAGCCCCTGCCGCGGCGCAGGCCCCGCAAGTACGGGCCGGCGGCCCTCAAGCTCCTGGAACGAATCTGGACGCTTTCCGGAGAGCCCTGCGGGAAATACTTGGCTCCGATCATGGCCGACGAGCTCGAGCGTTTGGAACGCTTCGACGAACTCGGGACAGTGGCGGGACTGCTGACCGACGAGGTCAGGGACGAGCTGCTATCCATGTCGGCCTCCACGATGGATCGGTATCTGAAGCCGTTGCGCGCCGCTCGATACCCCTCGGCACTGTCCTCGACCAAGCCCGGGGCGATGCTGCGTTCGGAGATCCCGGTGCGGTGGTCGGGCACGCCCATGGAGCAGGAACCGGGGTTCTTCGAGATCGACACCGTCGCCCACTGCGGACACAGCCTCAAGGGCGAGTTCCTGTATTCGATCACCCTGACAGATGTGTTCACCGGGTGGACCGTGAACACGTGTGTGAAAAACCGTGCGCACAGCCATGTCGTGGCCGGGGTCGACCTGCTGGTCCGGTCCCTGCCCTACCCGATGCGGGCCCTGGATTTCGACAATGGCGGTGAATTCATCAACACCCAGCTCATCGAGTGGGCGCAGGAACGAAACATTGATCTGACTAGGGCGCGGGCGTATAAGCATAACGACAATGCGCATGTCGAGCAGCGAAATCGGGATTGGGTCCGTCGCCATGCCTTCAGGTTCCGCTACGAGGGTCCGGAGGAGATGGCCCTGCTCAATGAGCTCTGGGCGCTGGTGAACCAGCGCAAGAACCACCTGCTGCCGATGGTCAAGGCCAACGGCTACGGCACCGCACGTTCGGGTCGCAGGAAGCGGACTTATGACCGGCCGCGGACCGCGTACCAGCGCATCATGGATCTGGAGGCCATGGACCCGGAACATGCCAAGGCCCTGGCGGGCATCCACGGGGACCTGAATCCGGCGGCCATCACTCGCCGCATCAATGCCATCCAGAACCATCTCATCAACCGGGCCAAGATGCGCGCGCAGTCCGGGGATGCCCTATTTGGCGAGCAAATTAGTTGA